The sequence TGAGTAGGAAGTTGCTTGTGCTCTGCCTTGCGCTGGTGAGCCTTTGCGCCGGCTGTCCCCAGAACGATGGCGGCATTATCGGCAACGGGGCCAGCACCAGCCCCACGACCCTCCGGCCCGTCGCCATCGATCCGGGCAGGATCTACGCCTACGAAGACACCCCGGTGAGCATCACGCTCACCGGCAGTTTCGCCAAGATCGCCAGCAAGGGTTCCGACGCCTCCCTCCAGGTGCTCGTCACTTCCCTTCCGGCCTTCGGCATGCTGAGCGTGCAGAGCGGACCGGCCCCGCTGCAGATCACCTACACGCCCGGGCCCGATTACTCCGGCCCCGATTCGCTCACCTTTCTGGTCAGCGACGCCAAGTCGAACCGGTCCGAGCCCGTGAGCGTCGACATCCGCGTGCTGGCCGTGAACGACCCGCCGGTGGGAGTGCCCCCGGCGCCCGTGACGACGCGCTTCGATACCTCCGTCGCCATTGTGGTGAGCGGAACCGACCCCGACGCGCCCGAAGCGAGCCTGTTCATCGAGATCGTGGGCGGAACTGCCCACGGCCTCATCAATCGCTATGTGGGTTATGCCCCCATGACGCTCATCTATACGCCCGACCCGGGTTACTACGGCACCGACGGGTTCGACTTCATCGTCCATGATTTCCAGGGCGGCACCTCGGGCGTGGCGAGCGCGTCCATTGAGGTCACGGCGCCGAGCTTCCCGCTCGGCCTCGTGATGGTCTCCCCCATGAAGACCGTGCAGGAGGGCGCCTGCTCCACGGTGAACGAAGTCGAGGTCCAGGACACCGAAGGCCGCACCGTGAAGATGCCCGCCCACGTGACCCTCGAATTTGGCGGCCCGGAGTCGGCGAGCTTCTATGCCGATGAGGAATGCGCAGTGCCCGTGAGCTTTCTCATCATCGAGCGCGGCAGCGCGGGCGCAGTGTTCTATTTCCTCGACACCCAGGCCGGCGAGCCCGAATACAGCGTATCCGACGCGGCCGAGGTCCTGCTTCCGGCCGCGCAGAGCCACGTCATCACCGCGGCGCCCATGACTTCCTCCCTCAAGGATGCAGGCGCTGGCTCAGCCGCCCCCCAAGAGGAGGGGCAAAGCCCCCGCCACGCCTGCCTCATTGTGAAGGGCTCGCTCTACTGCCGCGGCGCCAACGAATACGGCCAGCTCGGCGACGGCACCACCGAGGACCACCGCGAAGCCGTGCTTGTTGGCGAGGACGGCTGGACCAGCGTCACCGTAGAGATCGACCAGACCTGCGGCACCCGCAAGAGCCGGCTCTACTGCTGGGGCCGCTACTTCGGGCCGCTCCCGCGGCTTGTTCCCTGAGCGCGCTTCGCGCCGCCTGGGGCCTTCAGCGCCCCGCTGTTTCAATGTGAGTCTTCGCTCACCTTTCGCTCCCTTCCATTTCCGTGATTTTTTTCTGTCCGCCGAAGCCTTGCGCGAAGGCGGATGGCGGGCCGTGTTTACAAATTCCGATTTTTTTTCTCCCTGTCCTGAGCCTGCCTGCGGTGAGCCTGTCGAATCCGTCGAAGGGGTCCTCGCTCTGGAGATGCGCGCAAAGCGCCACGCATCAGCTCTCCCCCCCGCTGCCGGGGGGAGATGGGCGAGAAACGCCCAAGGGGGCTGCGTGCCGGGGCGCCCCCACAGTCCGGGCCTTGCCCGGCCAGCTCCCCCGTCAGCGGGGGAGCGCAACACCGTTGGGCCTGTCGGCCCGTCTGTTTTCAGTATGGGAAAGAAAGAAACTCACGCAAGGAGCGTGACCCAAGATGGCCCAAGATGGACCGAAATGACCCGAGATGACCCGCAGAATTTACATGGAATTATGTGTGGACCCAGAGTGAGGAAGTGTTCAATCAGCACCGTGAGCCCCTTAAGGGCCTAGCAGAGAATTACCTAGGGGGACAAAGGGTTCGGTGCTACGAAAACGCCCGATGCACCGCCGACCAAATTTGTCGCGGAAGACTCAAACGATACATAAGCGCCGTCGCCTGAGATCGCAGGAAACATGCTCGCACCGTTCGATTGGTTATTATCAATACCAATGCTAACTCTGGCAATACTATCCGCGTTTCGATCAACCACAAAAATGTCTGAGACCCCATTCGTATCCAATGGGACGAGATCTGAGTTATCCGCATCGAAGACAATCAAGCCTCCATTGCCTGACAACGACAGAGAGCGATTTGAGCCCCCGCTGTAACCAGTGCCAAGCGCTATTCGCTCAGTGGTCCCTGAAACACGATCACGCACAAAAAGATCAGCGCCATTGCCGTTGGCATCCGACGGGACAAGATTGGATGCCGATGACAAGAAAACGACGAATCGCCCATTACCTGAGATGGCTGCCAGCCAGCTCTGCTCATTCCCTTCGATTTCATCTGAACTGACACTAACTCGTTCCGTAACGGAATCCCCAAGGTCACGCACAAAAATATCTGTTGACGAGTTCGTGTCAGCTGCAACCAGGTTTGTTGCATCCGATTGAAACACTACAAATCGCCCATTCGACGAAAGCCCCGGATTGTTTTGTTGTCCTGGATTGTTCTGGCTGTTTCCGTTTGCCTGGGCTCCACCAGCTGCAACGCTCACCCGAATAGTCGTCTGAGACTGTAGGCTACGGACGAATACGTCCTGAGCGGCATTCGTGTCATCCGCCACCAGATTAGTTGCGCCAGAATAGAACGCCACAAACTTACCATCATCTGAAATCGACGGCCCAAAACAGTTGCCGTTCGCCTCATCACCATTTGAGGCGATACTGACGCGCTCGGTAACCCCGCTCGATCGGTCTCGAACAAATATGTCATACCCGTTCGTCGAGTCAGTAGACACAAGATTGGTGGCTTTAGATGTGAACGCAACACGGCGGCCATCACCGGAAATGTCCAACGTTCGGGGAGAAAAAGGATCACTACTCGATTCATTTGCGCTGACTTCATTAGAATCAACGCTGATCAATTCAAACGTAGCGATCTGACGGTCACGCACAAGGATTTCAGTCTGATCAGCCCCCCCAGAAAGGTAGCTGGAACCCATGGCTGCAAACGCCAAATAGCGGCCATCGGAAGAGAGCGCCGGAAATGCGAATACTCCGGGACCCGTTCGTTCAATTGGTCGATTCGTCTCAAATGGAACGCCGAGCGGCTGCAGCACCAGCGGGCCAGCGTCCCCGCCGCACGATACGATACATAGAAGAATCAATATCGTGAGCGCGCTCATTAATGCTCGAATGACTGGCAAATCGCATCTTACCCCACCTGAGTCCCACTGCTTGAGCACCAATCAACTCCAGACTTCGACGAATGCCGAGCAAGCTAATATATCTGTAGTGATAATGATAGCAATTTACCCCAACACAGCCCCCCCTACCGATCCTCATCAGACATCTTGTTCTCGGCATCCTTGCGGCGCTTTTTGATCGCGTCCCATTCCTCGGTCTGCATGCCGAGCCAGCGGTCGCGATCGAGGCGCTGGGCGATGACCGGGCAGTGGCAGTAGGAGCAGTAGACCTCGTCGCCGTTGGAGACGCCGGCGTCCAGGGGAATGTTGGCCTCGCAGTAGGGGCAGGTCAGTTCGTAAAGCGGCATAACGGGGCTCCTTTTGGGGCGTTGGCCCGGTGCTCAGGAAGCGCTCGGGGCTTCGCGGGGAATGCGGATCACGAAGGTCGTCCCCTCG comes from Chrysiogenia bacterium and encodes:
- a CDS encoding PD40 domain-containing protein, producing the protein MLKQWDSGGVRCDLPVIRALMSALTILILLCIVSCGGDAGPLVLQPLGVPFETNRPIERTGPGVFAFPALSSDGRYLAFAAMGSSYLSGGADQTEILVRDRQIATFELISVDSNEVSANESSSDPFSPRTLDISGDGRRVAFTSKATNLVSTDSTNGYDIFVRDRSSGVTERVSIASNGDEANGNCFGPSISDDGKFVAFYSGATNLVADDTNAAQDVFVRSLQSQTTIRVSVAAGGAQANGNSQNNPGQQNNPGLSSNGRFVVFQSDATNLVAADTNSSTDIFVRDLGDSVTERVSVSSDEIEGNEQSWLAAISGNGRFVVFLSSASNLVPSDANGNGADLFVRDRVSGTTERIALGTGYSGGSNRSLSLSGNGGLIVFDADNSDLVPLDTNGVSDIFVVDRNADSIARVSIGIDNNQSNGASMFPAISGDGAYVSFESSATNLVGGASGVFVAPNPLSP